Proteins encoded in a region of the Mucilaginibacter sabulilitoris genome:
- a CDS encoding vanadium-dependent haloperoxidase: protein MKQTLIFIAAALLFFTSCKKSDYKTILHDPALYSRTVHELNRVVMGNNFTPVVASRNYAYATVAAYEVIAAGNPGQYHSLVGQLNGLQTVAKPPASKAIDYEYAALLAFCKVGEAVTFPEGSLKYYTDSLHKVAVEHGMPGDELNNSEAYAQAVVASIMAWSKKDNYAKTRSAPKFSINNTPGRWTPTPPLYGEAVEPHWGEIRTMVMHNAREYSVPLPPEFNVTDKSSKYYKEVMYIKGAVDSLTHDQAHMADFWDDNPGKLNVTGHVMFVSKKFSPAGHWLSIVGIGSKQVKADFNKTVYAYAKTAIALFDAFIESWTAKYTYNTARPETVINKYIDPDWRPHLQTPPFPEYTCGHCTISAAAAEALTSALGDNVAYTDTSELEFGIKSRSYKSFRDAANENVWARFYGGIHFHNSCIVSNRYGRIVGDSVAVKLVMKK, encoded by the coding sequence ATGAAACAAACGCTGATTTTTATAGCCGCTGCCTTGCTGTTTTTTACCTCCTGCAAAAAATCAGATTATAAAACTATACTCCATGACCCCGCCCTTTACAGCCGAACGGTACACGAACTAAACCGCGTGGTAATGGGTAATAATTTTACGCCGGTAGTGGCTTCGCGCAATTACGCCTACGCCACCGTTGCCGCTTACGAAGTTATAGCAGCGGGTAACCCGGGGCAATACCATTCGCTGGTAGGGCAACTAAACGGCCTGCAAACTGTTGCTAAACCACCCGCCAGCAAAGCCATTGATTATGAATACGCGGCCCTGCTGGCCTTTTGTAAGGTTGGCGAAGCCGTTACCTTCCCGGAAGGGAGCCTGAAATATTATACAGACAGCCTGCATAAGGTCGCCGTTGAACATGGCATGCCCGGCGATGAGCTGAATAATTCTGAGGCTTATGCCCAGGCGGTGGTAGCGTCCATAATGGCCTGGAGTAAAAAGGATAATTATGCCAAAACCCGTAGTGCTCCCAAATTTTCCATTAACAATACCCCCGGCCGATGGACACCAACACCTCCATTATATGGTGAAGCGGTGGAACCGCATTGGGGCGAGATCAGGACAATGGTAATGCATAACGCCCGTGAATACAGCGTACCACTTCCGCCCGAATTTAACGTGACCGATAAGAGCAGCAAATACTATAAAGAAGTCATGTACATTAAAGGGGCGGTTGACAGCCTGACGCACGATCAGGCGCACATGGCCGATTTTTGGGACGATAATCCGGGTAAACTCAATGTAACCGGGCATGTGATGTTTGTTTCCAAGAAATTTTCGCCTGCGGGGCATTGGTTAAGCATTGTAGGTATTGGCTCCAAACAGGTAAAGGCCGATTTTAATAAAACGGTGTATGCTTATGCAAAAACCGCTATTGCCCTGTTTGATGCCTTTATTGAATCGTGGACTGCCAAATACACCTATAACACCGCCCGCCCCGAAACGGTGATTAATAAATATATCGACCCCGACTGGCGACCGCATTTGCAAACACCACCTTTTCCTGAATATACCTGCGGACATTGTACCATATCTGCCGCTGCAGCCGAAGCGCTCACCAGTGCACTGGGCGACAATGTAGCTTACACTGATACTTCTGAATTGGAATTTGGGATAAAAAGCCGGTCGTACAAATCGTTTCGCGACGCGGCGAATGAAAATGTTTGGGCGCGTTTTTATGGTGGCATTCATTTTCATAATTCCTGCATTGTATCAAACAGGTATGGTAGAATAGTTGGTGATTCGGTTGCGGTAAAACTGGTTATGAAAAAATAG
- a CDS encoding glycoside hydrolase family 130 protein: MKLNFIIPFAIAVSVAIGGCAGNQKNVAANNADSIKNAANNWAILPFTKIDSVNPILGPGRGKFIDPILKTQVMWEAKDVFNPAIVNRAGKIWMLYRAQDTIGKPGGTSRIGLAVSTDALHFVRKPTPVLYPDKDDFKKLEWQGGCEDPRVVEDGKGTYYMTYTAFDGTVARLLVATSTDLIKWKKYGSVFAKTDSGKYADKWSKSGSIVSTYKSGRVIATKINDKYWMYWGDTQIWTATSTDLINWTPVKMATGEHPPVKLRSEAMNFPELKIALPTREGKFDSDLVEPGPPAILTDKGIVLIYNSRNVPSFGDKTLAEGTYAASQAMFDKDDPTKLIKRLDTYFMKPEKPYEISGQVNQVCFVEGLTQFENKWYLYYGTADSKIAVAVSPVK, from the coding sequence ATGAAACTGAACTTTATTATTCCCTTTGCCATTGCAGTTTCCGTCGCCATAGGAGGTTGTGCGGGTAATCAAAAAAATGTTGCTGCCAATAATGCCGATTCTATTAAAAACGCGGCTAACAACTGGGCAATTTTACCCTTTACCAAAATTGATAGCGTTAACCCTATTTTAGGTCCTGGCAGGGGAAAATTCATAGATCCGATATTAAAAACACAGGTTATGTGGGAAGCTAAGGATGTGTTTAATCCCGCTATAGTAAACCGTGCCGGTAAAATATGGATGCTTTACCGTGCCCAGGATACAATCGGCAAGCCTGGAGGTACATCGCGTATAGGTTTGGCCGTTAGTACTGATGCCCTGCATTTTGTACGCAAACCGACACCGGTTTTATATCCGGATAAAGACGATTTTAAAAAACTGGAATGGCAGGGCGGCTGCGAAGACCCGCGTGTAGTGGAGGACGGTAAGGGAACTTATTACATGACCTATACCGCTTTTGATGGTACAGTGGCCCGTCTGCTGGTAGCTACATCTACCGACCTCATAAAATGGAAAAAGTATGGCAGCGTTTTTGCCAAAACTGATAGTGGTAAGTATGCCGATAAGTGGAGTAAGTCGGGTTCTATTGTATCAACGTATAAAAGCGGCAGGGTGATAGCTACCAAAATAAATGATAAATACTGGATGTATTGGGGCGATACCCAGATATGGACAGCCACTTCAACCGATCTCATTAACTGGACACCGGTTAAAATGGCCACGGGCGAACATCCCCCGGTTAAACTGAGGTCGGAGGCCATGAATTTTCCCGAACTTAAAATAGCCCTGCCCACCCGCGAAGGCAAATTTGACAGCGATTTGGTAGAACCCGGCCCGCCGGCTATCCTTACCGATAAGGGCATTGTGCTGATATATAACAGCCGTAATGTACCCTCTTTTGGCGATAAAACCCTGGCCGAAGGTACCTATGCAGCGTCGCAGGCGATGTTTGATAAGGATGACCCGACTAAACTCATCAAACGTTTAGATACTTATTTTATGAAGCCCGAGAAGCCCTATGAAATATCGGGACAGGTAAACCAGGTTTGTTTTGTTGAGGGGCTTACCCAATTTGAAAATAAATGGTACTTGTATTATGGCACTGCCGATTCAAAAATAGCGGTTGCTGTGAGCCCGGTGAAATAA
- a CDS encoding serine hydrolase translates to MKKLSCAFILLLVFTAAFSQEQKLKTIISDEGIQGIQLVYAKKGKITNYNIGTVSKGSDKKVTSNTIFEAASLSKSVFAYEVLRLYDRGIIKLDTPLLNYMGGKYERFDPQDTRYAKITARMVLRHTTGLPNWGDEKGAKLLFMPDSCFSYSGEGYVFLQRVVEKLTNKPLDKLMQEEVFTPLNMTASSYTWEDKFDTVAAFGNSPEAIKRHKNANAAYSLLTNAHDYTVFLQALIAGRGLKPATRQMMFEKSSEGNWFGHTVMEANQHINWGLGVGLQQNELGNSIWHWGDNGDFKGFCIAFPGRQEILVYFTYNRYGLNVTPDILNVFFGKQTWWQAQWLEYGFKADKEVKALRKELEKKGYNKAMEIVQKEKQKNPAYQIPENDLNEFGFMLMNSDRKKDAAEIFKLNVSLYPNSANVYDSLAEAYEALGEKELAIKNFKQSVALNPKNEYAAEHIKKLELSQ, encoded by the coding sequence ATGAAAAAACTAAGCTGTGCATTTATTCTCCTCCTTGTTTTTACTGCCGCATTTTCGCAGGAGCAAAAATTAAAAACCATCATCAGTGATGAAGGCATCCAGGGGATACAACTGGTTTATGCTAAAAAGGGTAAAATAACCAACTACAATATTGGCACGGTGAGTAAAGGATCTGATAAAAAAGTAACATCCAATACTATTTTCGAAGCCGCGTCATTAAGTAAATCTGTTTTCGCCTACGAGGTACTGCGCTTGTACGACAGGGGTATTATTAAACTTGATACACCTTTATTGAACTATATGGGTGGTAAGTATGAACGGTTTGACCCACAGGACACCCGCTATGCAAAAATAACCGCACGGATGGTACTGCGGCATACAACCGGTTTACCAAACTGGGGAGATGAGAAAGGCGCCAAACTACTCTTTATGCCCGACAGTTGTTTCTCCTACTCGGGCGAGGGTTATGTATTTTTGCAAAGAGTAGTAGAAAAACTCACGAATAAACCTTTAGACAAGCTGATGCAGGAGGAAGTTTTCACCCCACTTAATATGACCGCCAGCAGCTATACATGGGAAGATAAATTTGATACTGTAGCCGCCTTTGGTAACAGCCCCGAAGCCATTAAACGCCATAAAAACGCCAATGCTGCCTACAGTTTACTTACCAACGCGCATGACTATACCGTTTTTTTACAGGCCCTGATAGCAGGCCGTGGACTAAAACCAGCTACCCGCCAAATGATGTTTGAAAAATCAAGCGAAGGGAACTGGTTTGGGCATACGGTAATGGAGGCTAACCAACATATTAACTGGGGACTTGGCGTAGGCTTGCAACAAAACGAGTTGGGAAATTCAATATGGCATTGGGGCGATAACGGCGACTTTAAAGGGTTCTGCATCGCATTTCCGGGCAGGCAAGAGATATTGGTATATTTTACCTATAACCGTTATGGCTTAAATGTTACTCCTGATATATTGAATGTGTTTTTTGGCAAACAAACCTGGTGGCAGGCCCAATGGCTTGAGTATGGGTTTAAAGCCGATAAAGAAGTTAAGGCGCTGCGCAAGGAGCTTGAAAAAAAAGGCTACAACAAGGCTATGGAAATAGTGCAAAAAGAAAAACAGAAAAATCCTGCCTACCAAATACCTGAAAATGACTTGAACGAATTTGGCTTTATGTTGATGAACAGCGACCGAAAAAAAGATGCTGCCGAAATATTTAAACTTAATGTGAGCCTATACCCAAACAGCGCCAATGTTTATGATAGCCTCGCCGAAGCCTATGAAGCTTTGGGAGAAAAGGAACTTGCCATAAAAAATTTTAAACAATCGGTAGCATTAAATCCTAAAAACGAGTATGCTGCGGAGCATATTAAAAAGTTGGAGTTATCTCAATAA
- a CDS encoding FecR family protein translates to MTDKSSRPEARIRQLYPQKQWTKMGVVGLTVLSITVLLYALFYPKRAVMLSLQTTNRVITDTITDRLVVTLNKNSVLYYPDIFSGSTKTVILQKGEAFFNTKLNKDESFLISVKNVLIKGADNSCNIKITGECIEIIAEHGTVQVSREADIIKLAAGEKLSINYRTGWLKKEPNTDILYNYYRTNLFTINNTPLWRIIAVLNEAYGFDIIIANKKLANQPLTTTLKYGQLNNNLNIICQTLNAHVVKQKNKIIIKSGRIFL, encoded by the coding sequence TTGACAGATAAGAGTAGCAGGCCGGAAGCCAGGATAAGGCAATTATATCCCCAAAAACAATGGACAAAGATGGGTGTGGTTGGGCTAACTGTTTTGAGTATTACGGTGTTGTTATACGCGTTGTTTTACCCAAAACGGGCAGTTATGCTTTCTCTGCAAACCACCAACCGTGTTATTACTGATACCATTACAGACAGACTTGTGGTTACGCTTAACAAAAACTCGGTTTTGTATTATCCCGATATATTTTCGGGAAGTACGAAAACAGTGATATTACAAAAAGGCGAGGCTTTTTTTAACACCAAGCTTAATAAAGATGAGTCATTTTTAATCAGCGTAAAAAATGTTTTGATTAAGGGGGCCGATAATTCCTGCAACATTAAAATTACCGGTGAGTGTATTGAAATAATTGCAGAGCATGGCACTGTTCAAGTGAGCAGGGAGGCAGATATTATAAAATTAGCAGCTGGTGAAAAACTCAGTATAAATTACAGAACCGGCTGGTTAAAAAAAGAACCGAACACCGATATACTGTATAATTATTACCGTACCAATTTATTTACGATTAATAACACGCCTTTATGGCGTATCATAGCAGTGTTGAATGAAGCCTACGGCTTTGATATCATAATAGCGAATAAAAAGCTCGCTAATCAGCCGCTTACCACTACCTTAAAATACGGACAATTAAATAACAACCTGAATATCATCTGCCAAACACTAAACGCACATGTGGTTAAGCAAAAGAATAAGATCATTATTAAATCAGGGAGAATCTTTTTATAA
- a CDS encoding nuclear transport factor 2 family protein, giving the protein MIYTIQSLNYTIQTAGYLPIFVLIMEKKLPLPPFNFETATQKVQLAEDAWNSQDPERVSLAYTVDSEWRNRSAFINGRAEIVNFLTGKWEKELDYKLKKELWAFTDNRIAVRFEYEYHDASGQWYRAYGNENWEFDENGLMQRRFASINDMPINEEDRRL; this is encoded by the coding sequence ATGATATATACCATACAATCATTAAATTATACCATTCAGACAGCCGGCTACCTGCCTATATTTGTTCTTATCATGGAAAAGAAACTACCACTTCCGCCGTTCAATTTTGAAACGGCCACACAAAAAGTACAACTGGCAGAAGATGCCTGGAACAGCCAGGATCCCGAAAGAGTATCGTTAGCCTATACTGTTGACAGCGAATGGCGTAACCGCTCTGCGTTTATCAATGGCCGGGCAGAGATTGTTAATTTCCTGACGGGCAAATGGGAAAAGGAACTCGATTATAAGCTAAAAAAAGAGCTTTGGGCTTTTACAGATAATCGTATTGCCGTACGTTTTGAGTATGAATACCATGATGCCAGCGGACAATGGTACCGTGCTTACGGCAACGAAAATTGGGAATTTGATGAAAATGGGTTGATGCAAAGGAGATTTGCCAGCATTAACGATATGCCCATAAACGAGGAAGACCGCAGGTTATAA
- a CDS encoding helix-turn-helix domain-containing protein — protein MPSENQLSPQSEIHYSCYYTRSRGGEQFIPEHAFSYQISGNLTLTGADKVYTSGPGGFRLSRRNQLVKFLKEPPPGGEFKSVSIFLDQETLRNFSIEYGYKAGKQYEGDSIITLKPNPLYKSYMDSLQPYEHIQQPADKNLLNLKLREAILILLQGNPELKDVLFDFSEPGKIDLEGFMNKNFHFNVQLKRFAYLTGRSLATFKRDFEKIFHISPSRWLQQKRLQEAHYQIKEQGKAPSDVYLELGFEDLSHFSYAFKKTYGVAPSRL, from the coding sequence ATGCCATCAGAAAATCAGCTCAGCCCGCAGTCGGAAATTCATTATTCCTGTTACTATACCAGGAGCCGGGGTGGCGAACAGTTTATTCCGGAGCATGCATTTAGCTACCAGATATCGGGAAACCTTACCCTTACAGGTGCGGATAAGGTATACACCTCTGGCCCCGGCGGGTTCAGACTGAGCAGGCGTAATCAATTGGTGAAATTTTTGAAAGAGCCACCTCCCGGCGGTGAGTTCAAATCTGTATCCATTTTTCTGGACCAGGAAACACTCCGTAACTTCAGCATAGAGTATGGCTATAAAGCCGGAAAGCAATACGAGGGAGATAGTATAATCACCCTGAAACCAAACCCGCTTTACAAAAGCTATATGGACTCGCTGCAACCCTATGAACATATTCAGCAACCAGCCGACAAGAACCTGCTGAACCTGAAACTGCGTGAGGCTATCCTTATTTTATTACAGGGCAACCCCGAACTGAAAGATGTATTATTTGACTTTAGCGAGCCCGGCAAAATTGACCTGGAAGGTTTTATGAACAAGAATTTTCATTTTAACGTTCAGCTCAAAAGATTTGCCTATTTAACCGGCCGCAGCCTGGCCACTTTTAAACGCGATTTTGAAAAGATATTTCATATATCACCCAGCAGATGGCTACAGCAAAAACGCTTGCAGGAAGCACATTACCAGATTAAGGAACAAGGCAAGGCCCCTTCAGATGTTTACCTGGAACTGGGCTTCGAGGATCTGTCACACTTTTCGTACGCTTTTAAAAAAACATACGGTGTGGCTCCATCAAGATTATGA
- a CDS encoding oxidoreductase codes for MTKIWFITGSSRGLGRSLTEAVLAKGDKVAATARNPEQLKDLADKYPNQLYPVKLDVTIKEQIVSAIESTIAHFGRIDVLVNNAGFGIIGAAEAFTDEQVRSQLETNLYAPIEITRAVLPYMRKQRSGRILQISSVGGRVGNPGLSMYQAAKFGLGGFTEVLAKEVRDLGIFVTAVEPGGFRTDWAGDSMTYAPVVEGYESTVGARMDFFKSGKFVPMGDPEKAAKVMVDLADVPEPPIHLVLGSEAISLLKSADAARTAEMEKWMPVSLSTDHHEAENFLDTEAGKAMINRNK; via the coding sequence ATGACAAAGATTTGGTTTATAACAGGCAGCTCCCGCGGATTGGGACGAAGCCTAACGGAAGCAGTACTGGCCAAAGGCGATAAAGTAGCCGCAACAGCCCGCAATCCCGAACAATTAAAAGACCTTGCCGATAAATACCCTAACCAGTTATATCCCGTAAAACTGGATGTAACCATTAAGGAACAAATAGTTTCGGCTATAGAAAGTACTATTGCACATTTTGGGCGTATTGATGTATTGGTAAACAATGCCGGATTTGGCATTATAGGCGCCGCCGAAGCATTTACTGATGAGCAGGTTCGCAGCCAGTTGGAAACTAATTTGTACGCTCCTATTGAAATAACCCGTGCAGTATTGCCGTACATGCGCAAACAACGTTCGGGCCGTATTTTGCAGATCAGCTCAGTTGGGGGGCGTGTAGGTAACCCGGGGTTAAGCATGTACCAGGCTGCCAAATTTGGACTGGGTGGCTTTACTGAGGTACTTGCAAAAGAAGTACGCGATTTAGGCATTTTTGTAACCGCGGTAGAGCCAGGCGGTTTTCGCACCGATTGGGCCGGCGATTCGATGACTTATGCCCCGGTTGTGGAGGGCTATGAATCTACCGTGGGCGCACGTATGGATTTCTTTAAAAGCGGAAAATTTGTACCCATGGGCGATCCGGAAAAGGCAGCGAAAGTAATGGTTGATCTGGCTGATGTTCCTGAACCTCCCATACACCTGGTATTGGGCAGCGAAGCCATCAGCCTGCTGAAAAGTGCAGATGCCGCACGCACCGCCGAGATGGAGAAATGGATGCCCGTAAGCCTTTCAACCGATCATCATGAGGCCGAAAACTTTCTGGATACCGAAGCCGGTAAAGCCATGATAAACAGAAATAAGTAA
- the acpA gene encoding acid phosphatase, with product MMKSKSRLFKTSVLLAPAAGVLLLSTAYISCKNKNTPEAEVAINKVGHVVVIYLENHSFDNLYGQFAGAAGLSAATAANTTQVDANGTTYTTLPAISGTSAFPTNLPNNYFNIDQYIPSDHETPDVLHRYYQEQMQIDGGKMDKFAAYNTSQGLAMGYYKTSLLPLLSMAQKYTLCDNFFHSAFGGSFLNHQWLIAAASPVFTNAPASMVAKLDASGNVTADGAVTPDGFVVNTSYTVNAPHPANADASTLVPNQTMPTIGDRLSEKSITWAWYSGGWDDALAGRPAPTFQFHHQPFAYFAKYADGTQAKKDHLKDETSFVEAAKNGTLPSVSFVKPLGINNEHPGYSDVVTGESHTVELINDVLNGPNGKDAVIIITYDENGGFWDHVAPPVIDKKWGPGTRVPAIIISPFAKKGYVDHTQYETVSILSFIEKRWSLQPLTDRDKNASPMLNAFNF from the coding sequence ATGATGAAAAGCAAATCGCGTTTGTTTAAAACAAGCGTACTACTGGCACCGGCTGCGGGCGTGCTGCTTTTAAGCACGGCCTATATTAGCTGCAAAAATAAAAACACACCTGAAGCAGAAGTTGCAATAAATAAAGTGGGTCACGTGGTCGTTATTTATCTGGAGAACCACAGCTTTGATAATTTGTACGGTCAGTTTGCCGGAGCTGCCGGGCTGTCGGCCGCTACTGCCGCCAATACCACGCAGGTTGATGCAAACGGAACAACCTATACCACTTTACCTGCAATTTCGGGTACCTCGGCGTTCCCTACAAATCTGCCTAATAACTACTTTAATATAGATCAGTATATCCCATCAGATCATGAAACGCCCGATGTGCTGCACCGCTACTACCAGGAGCAAATGCAGATAGATGGCGGCAAGATGGATAAGTTTGCCGCATACAATACGTCGCAAGGGTTGGCTATGGGCTATTATAAAACCAGCTTATTGCCATTGTTGAGCATGGCGCAAAAATATACCCTGTGCGATAACTTTTTCCATAGCGCCTTTGGTGGTTCTTTTTTAAATCACCAATGGCTTATTGCTGCGGCAAGCCCGGTATTTACCAACGCCCCGGCCAGCATGGTTGCTAAGTTAGATGCTTCGGGCAATGTAACTGCAGATGGCGCGGTTACTCCTGATGGCTTTGTGGTAAATACCAGTTATACCGTAAATGCGCCACACCCGGCAAATGCTGATGCATCAACACTGGTGCCAAATCAAACCATGCCTACCATTGGCGACAGGCTGAGTGAAAAAAGCATTACATGGGCCTGGTATTCTGGTGGTTGGGATGATGCGCTTGCCGGCAGGCCTGCTCCTACTTTCCAGTTCCATCATCAGCCATTTGCTTACTTTGCAAAATATGCCGATGGTACACAAGCCAAAAAAGATCACTTAAAAGATGAAACCAGTTTTGTAGAGGCTGCCAAAAATGGAACGCTGCCAAGTGTTTCGTTTGTAAAACCGTTGGGTATCAACAACGAGCACCCTGGCTATTCAGACGTGGTAACCGGTGAAAGCCATACGGTTGAATTAATAAATGATGTACTTAACGGGCCAAATGGCAAGGATGCCGTAATTATCATTACATATGATGAAAACGGTGGTTTCTGGGATCATGTGGCGCCGCCGGTAATTGATAAAAAATGGGGTCCGGGAACACGAGTGCCTGCTATTATCATTTCACCATTTGCCAAAAAAGGATATGTTGACCATACCCAGTATGAAACCGTAAGTATCCTGTCGTTCATCGAAAAAAGGTGGAGTTTACAGCCATTAACAGACCGCGACAAAAACGCCAGTCCAATGCTAAACGCGTTTAATTTTTAA
- a CDS encoding cytochrome-c peroxidase, giving the protein MKRIAFILIVLISIAGYALFSSGEEKQTPEKAIEQALLAQVNDFSAFLNDKLQPAVESSKPDEKQLQQLFLQARLRYKKLEWAAEYFDPATTRAVNGAPVPEVEMGSIQVFEPAGLQVMEGYLFPKYDAGHKKDMLQQLRILQNGCNKYKTYFGNIDIFDWQVFDAAKLEVFRILTLGITGFDDPLTQKSMTESAESLQSLKVVMSHYGAGDPRAKQLTLQLDAAIGYLKKNEGFNAFNRAEFITGYGNPITRSITQLEQHLKIHVIRYNRLLRQDAETLFDPDAFDVNAYAADATSATTAKKIELGKILFSDPILSGTGTRSCRSCHQPEKAFADGLAKNTIIGSKQPLRRNTPTLLNAALQPAQFYDLRANTLEDQVSNVVQNKDEMHGSLAGAAKRLWQNKTYRQLFTGAYPVKARTGIDTLEVRSALGVYVRSLTAINSRFDTYMRGNKLAMNRGEINGFNLFMGKAKCGTCHYMPLFNGTFPPRFVKMESEVIGVPRSAEAHVIDGDRGRYDIVQTPSFKNAFKVTTVRNASRTAPYMHNGAFTTLEQVMDFYNKGGGTGLGMKIDNQTLPFDKLNLTTKESHNIIAFIKSLDSKQGAY; this is encoded by the coding sequence ATGAAGAGAATTGCTTTTATACTGATTGTATTAATATCCATCGCAGGTTATGCGCTTTTCTCCAGTGGAGAGGAAAAGCAAACTCCTGAAAAAGCGATTGAGCAAGCTTTATTGGCACAGGTAAATGATTTTTCGGCATTTTTAAATGATAAGCTGCAACCGGCAGTAGAAAGCAGCAAGCCCGACGAAAAGCAACTGCAGCAATTATTTTTGCAGGCACGCCTCCGATATAAAAAGCTGGAATGGGCAGCCGAGTATTTTGACCCTGCAACAACAAGGGCGGTAAATGGTGCCCCGGTACCCGAAGTGGAAATGGGCAGCATACAGGTATTTGAACCCGCAGGGTTGCAGGTAATGGAAGGGTACCTGTTCCCTAAATATGATGCCGGCCATAAAAAAGATATGCTGCAGCAGCTCCGGATATTGCAGAATGGCTGTAACAAATATAAAACCTACTTTGGCAACATTGATATTTTTGACTGGCAGGTATTTGATGCTGCAAAGCTGGAAGTGTTCAGGATATTAACACTGGGCATTACAGGTTTTGATGATCCGCTTACGCAAAAAAGCATGACCGAAAGCGCTGAGAGCCTGCAAAGCCTTAAAGTTGTAATGAGCCATTATGGAGCGGGCGACCCGCGGGCAAAACAGCTGACATTGCAGTTAGATGCAGCCATTGGTTACCTGAAAAAAAATGAAGGATTTAATGCCTTTAACCGGGCCGAATTTATTACCGGTTATGGTAACCCTATAACTCGCAGCATTACGCAACTGGAGCAACATTTAAAAATTCATGTGATCAGGTACAATCGCCTGTTGCGCCAGGATGCCGAAACACTCTTTGACCCTGATGCTTTTGATGTAAATGCGTATGCGGCAGATGCTACTTCCGCGACTACGGCAAAAAAAATTGAACTGGGTAAAATATTGTTCTCAGATCCTATATTGTCGGGTACCGGTACAAGGAGCTGCCGTTCCTGCCATCAGCCTGAAAAGGCTTTTGCTGATGGGCTCGCCAAAAATACCATCATCGGCAGCAAACAACCGCTCAGGCGCAATACTCCGACTTTACTTAACGCTGCCCTGCAGCCAGCACAATTTTATGACCTGCGAGCAAATACCCTGGAAGACCAGGTAAGCAACGTAGTACAAAATAAAGACGAAATGCATGGCTCTCTGGCTGGCGCGGCTAAACGGTTATGGCAAAATAAAACCTACCGACAATTGTTCACCGGCGCATACCCGGTAAAAGCGCGCACCGGTATTGATACACTTGAAGTGCGGAGCGCGCTTGGCGTTTATGTGCGTAGTTTAACTGCAATAAACAGCCGGTTTGATACCTATATGCGGGGAAATAAGCTGGCTATGAACCGGGGTGAGATAAACGGCTTTAACCTGTTCATGGGGAAGGCAAAATGCGGCACCTGTCATTATATGCCCCTTTTTAATGGTACTTTCCCTCCCCGGTTTGTCAAGATGGAAAGCGAAGTAATTGGCGTACCACGCTCTGCAGAAGCGCATGTTATTGATGGTGACCGGGGCCGGTATGATATTGTGCAAACGCCATCGTTTAAAAACGCTTTTAAGGTTACCACAGTACGTAACGCCTCACGCACCGCGCCATATATGCACAATGGTGCGTTTACCACTCTTGAACAGGTAATGGATTTTTACAACAAAGGCGGCGGAACAGGCCTGGGTATGAAGATTGACAACCAAACCCTGCCCTTTGACAAGCTTAACCTCACCACGAAAGAAAGCCATAATATCATTGCGTTTATAAAAAGTTTGGATAGTAAGCAGGGTGCTTATTAA
- a CDS encoding cytochrome b/b6 domain-containing protein produces MREKRFNLAHRLIHWAIAFTVLFILLTVFLRIGWMNKDHMGEIIQQNLSKSGTQINTKDAALIGKAVRKPMWRWHVWAGYTMIGLYVLRMGLLAIQGVAYKSPFSKKTSPKDKFKGWIYIVFYTLLAVSLFTGFMVQNGPESLKHNMALVHIQSLYYVVIFIVLHIGGVLIADAGAERGIISKIISGDKAG; encoded by the coding sequence ATGAGAGAAAAAAGGTTCAACCTTGCTCACCGGCTCATTCACTGGGCAATTGCATTTACCGTATTATTTATATTACTTACTGTCTTTTTACGTATAGGATGGATGAACAAAGACCACATGGGCGAAATTATCCAGCAAAATTTGAGTAAATCGGGCACGCAGATAAACACTAAAGATGCCGCGCTGATAGGCAAAGCGGTAAGGAAACCCATGTGGCGCTGGCATGTATGGGCCGGTTATACCATGATTGGCCTTTATGTGCTCAGGATGGGGTTGCTTGCTATACAAGGCGTAGCTTATAAAAGCCCATTCTCTAAAAAAACATCACCTAAGGATAAATTTAAGGGATGGATATATATTGTTTTCTATACCCTGCTGGCTGTATCGCTGTTTACCGGATTTATGGTACAAAACGGACCTGAAAGCCTGAAACACAATATGGCACTTGTTCACATACAATCGCTTTATTATGTAGTGATATTTATTGTATTACACATAGGCGGTGTGCTTATTGCTGATGCCGGCGCAGAGCGGGGAATTATCTCCAAAATAATTAGCGGCGATAAAGCCGGATGA